A stretch of Paludisphaera borealis DNA encodes these proteins:
- a CDS encoding oligosaccharide flippase family protein yields the protein MASPTLSKRRSPHRVPSRRLTQPPSSAPAIAICPRARGRRIASNFAFLSMAELVCRASSVFVMLALTKRLGVDGYGRIEFAFSVVFWLVLLVRDSSDVMVARELSRHPRLIKPLVDHVLAFKTLLAAVLFSGLTLVGWLTLRDHTDWTVLTLYGLMLFTTAIGLDFVYRGTESLGLLAISLCLRTLIYGAGVLAFVGDVKRITWVPIWLVVGEACGIGLVWLHYLHKYRMPRLRFEFRFIYIIMQRGRTVCLIQLSQALICAADLLVVGMTSGRWDVGRYGAPYRIATAILTFGLIFQQAAFPTLARLWRHHSEAGREALDSLVEVLMTVLVPVAVGGTLLAEPLVEMLFSKEYAGTGYLLAIGLWRAPLLSIAFLYQTTLIALNRETVGVRSLVLGAVGIGPLVFLLRWQFGLWGASAGVLLMGLALVLTGYRSLVREGRQPIWHHHLGRPLAASLAMVPVCLVLQRWHVLLAVSGGALAYAVALLAMGGFHPARLWRTAFHPVAEAGEAA from the coding sequence ATGGCCAGCCCGACACTAAGCAAGCGACGATCTCCGCATCGCGTTCCGTCGAGACGGCTCACGCAGCCGCCTTCCTCGGCGCCCGCGATCGCGATCTGTCCCCGCGCCCGGGGCCGTCGGATCGCCTCGAACTTCGCGTTTCTGAGCATGGCCGAGCTGGTTTGCCGGGCGAGCTCGGTATTCGTGATGCTGGCGTTGACGAAGCGGTTGGGGGTGGACGGATACGGGCGGATCGAATTCGCCTTCAGCGTCGTGTTCTGGCTGGTGCTCCTGGTGCGAGACAGCAGCGACGTGATGGTCGCCCGCGAGCTGTCGCGACACCCTCGGCTGATCAAGCCGCTGGTCGACCACGTCCTAGCGTTCAAGACGCTGCTGGCGGCCGTCCTGTTCTCGGGCCTCACGCTGGTCGGATGGCTGACGCTCCGCGACCACACCGATTGGACGGTCCTGACCTTGTACGGTCTGATGCTGTTCACGACGGCGATCGGGCTCGATTTCGTCTATCGCGGCACGGAGAGCCTCGGCCTGTTGGCGATCTCCCTCTGCCTGCGGACGCTGATCTACGGCGCGGGGGTGCTGGCCTTCGTGGGGGACGTCAAGCGGATCACCTGGGTGCCGATCTGGCTGGTGGTCGGCGAGGCGTGCGGCATCGGGCTGGTGTGGCTGCACTATCTCCATAAATATCGAATGCCGCGGCTCCGATTCGAATTTCGATTCATCTACATCATCATGCAGCGAGGGCGGACGGTCTGCCTGATCCAACTTTCGCAAGCGCTCATCTGCGCGGCCGATCTTCTGGTCGTGGGGATGACCAGCGGGCGGTGGGACGTCGGCCGGTACGGCGCGCCGTACCGTATCGCGACGGCGATCCTGACGTTCGGCCTGATCTTCCAGCAAGCGGCTTTCCCGACGCTCGCGAGGCTCTGGCGTCATCATTCCGAGGCGGGCCGGGAGGCCCTGGATTCGCTGGTCGAGGTGCTCATGACGGTGCTCGTGCCGGTGGCCGTCGGTGGGACGCTGCTGGCCGAGCCGCTGGTGGAGATGCTGTTCTCGAAAGAGTACGCGGGCACCGGCTACCTGCTGGCGATCGGGCTTTGGCGGGCGCCTCTCCTGAGTATTGCATTCTTGTATCAGACGACGTTGATCGCGCTCAACCGCGAGACGGTGGGGGTTCGCTCGCTGGTGCTGGGGGCGGTCGGGATCGGACCGTTGGTCTTCTTGCTCCGCTGGCAGTTCGGCCTCTGGGGGGCGTCGGCGGGCGTCTTGCTGATGGGCCTCGCCTTGGTTCTGACTGGATACCGGAGTCTCGTTCGCGAGGGACGTCAGCCGATCTGGCATCACCACCTGGGAAGGCCGTTGGCCGCCTCGCTGGCGATGGTTCCGGTCTGCCTGGTCTTGCAACGCTGGCACGTGTTGCTCGCCGTTTCGGGAGGAGCGCTGGCCTACGCGGTCGCGCTCCTGGCGATGGGTGGATTCCATCCCGCCCGACTCTGGCGCACCGCGTTCCACCCCGTCGCCGAGGCCGGCGAAGCCGCCTGA
- a CDS encoding glycosyltransferase family 4 protein, whose protein sequence is MKFCMITTFFGPHSFGGDAAYVDRLCQALCRRGHEVHVFYCVDAFNAVRGEHPLRAYEPTPGLHLHPLESGRGTLSPLATQATGLPLFKSEALREVLDADDTDVVHFHNISLVGGPGVLGLGANRRAVRIMTAHEHWLICPMHLLWKYDRKPCDGASCVRCSIAGKRPPQVWRYTGAIERGLRHLDALLFPSRHALEEHERRGVGAWAPLVHLPYFLPDDWSRGIEDEEPEPRGRPYLAAAGRMVAMKGFQKLIPLMRNLPEADLRIAGTGPYEPTLRRLAEDLPNVHFEGLLGGPDLARLFRGSRAVVVPSLFPETFGYVVLEAFATGTPVIVHEGGGALLETGQQSGGGLSYRTEIELLTAMRRMVHDEDLRADLASRGYSQRIGPWSETEHVHRYMELISGHRQARDARASHRLDPAESHVASPRTGRAASKSRRTG, encoded by the coding sequence TTGAAATTCTGCATGATCACCACCTTCTTCGGGCCGCACAGCTTCGGCGGCGACGCCGCCTATGTGGACCGACTCTGCCAGGCGCTCTGCCGCCGCGGGCACGAAGTTCACGTGTTCTACTGCGTTGATGCGTTCAACGCCGTGCGCGGCGAGCATCCGCTCCGGGCTTACGAGCCGACTCCCGGGCTCCACCTCCATCCCCTGGAGAGCGGGCGCGGCACGCTCTCGCCGCTGGCCACCCAGGCGACGGGCCTGCCCTTGTTCAAGTCGGAAGCTCTCCGCGAGGTGCTCGACGCCGACGACACCGACGTCGTCCACTTCCACAACATCTCGCTCGTGGGAGGGCCGGGGGTTCTCGGCCTCGGAGCCAATCGCCGCGCGGTGCGGATCATGACCGCTCATGAGCACTGGCTGATCTGCCCGATGCACCTGCTCTGGAAGTACGATCGCAAGCCCTGCGACGGCGCGTCGTGCGTGCGGTGCTCGATCGCCGGCAAGCGCCCCCCCCAGGTCTGGCGGTACACCGGCGCGATCGAGCGCGGGCTTCGGCACCTCGACGCCCTGCTCTTCCCCAGCCGCCATGCGCTCGAAGAACACGAGCGCCGGGGCGTCGGCGCGTGGGCGCCGCTGGTACACCTGCCCTACTTCCTGCCCGACGATTGGTCGCGGGGGATCGAGGACGAGGAGCCCGAGCCGCGCGGACGCCCCTACCTGGCGGCGGCCGGCCGAATGGTTGCGATGAAGGGGTTCCAGAAGCTCATTCCGCTGATGCGCAACCTACCCGAGGCCGACCTGCGGATCGCCGGAACCGGACCGTACGAGCCGACGTTGCGGCGTCTGGCCGAAGACCTGCCGAACGTCCATTTCGAAGGTCTCCTGGGGGGCCCCGACCTGGCCCGCCTGTTCCGGGGCTCACGGGCGGTGGTCGTGCCGTCGCTGTTTCCCGAGACGTTCGGCTACGTGGTTCTGGAAGCGTTCGCCACGGGAACGCCCGTGATCGTCCACGAAGGGGGCGGCGCGCTGCTCGAAACCGGCCAGCAAAGCGGCGGCGGGCTGAGTTATCGCACCGAGATCGAGCTGTTGACCGCCATGCGGAGGATGGTCCACGACGAAGACCTTCGCGCCGACCTGGCCTCGCGCGGGTACTCGCAGCGGATCGGCCCGTGGTCCGAGACCGAGCACGTCCATCGATACATGGAACTGATCTCCGGCCATCGCCAGGCGCGCGACGCGCGGGCGTCGCACCGGCTCGACCCGGCCGAGTCCCACGTCGCCTCGCCTCGAACCGGCCGAGCCGCCTCGAAAAGTCGGCGGACCGGATGA
- a CDS encoding REP-associated tyrosine transposase codes for MPRSLRASEGGYCYHVLNRGNRRAEVFHKVGDYAAFLGLVAEASTRLPLPVLAYCLMPNHFHLVVRPDGDGDLSRWMHWLTTAHVRRYLRHYEGSGHVWQGRFKAFPCQDDDHLRTVVRYVERNPLRAGLVERAEDWPWSSLGTASASLERAPQLDATRFERGPDWTERVNAPMTDAEAAAVSASIRRDRPFGSDAWVRTTAEKLGLESSLRNRGRPAIRRPGEA; via the coding sequence ATGCCGCGATCGCTTCGCGCCAGCGAGGGGGGCTATTGCTACCACGTCCTGAACCGGGGCAATCGGCGGGCTGAGGTCTTCCACAAGGTCGGCGACTACGCAGCTTTCCTTGGCCTGGTCGCCGAGGCGTCGACCCGGCTGCCATTGCCGGTGCTGGCGTATTGCCTGATGCCCAACCATTTCCACCTGGTGGTCCGGCCGGACGGCGACGGCGACCTCTCGCGGTGGATGCACTGGCTGACGACCGCGCACGTCCGCCGCTACCTCCGTCATTACGAGGGGTCGGGCCACGTCTGGCAGGGGCGGTTCAAGGCGTTCCCGTGCCAGGACGACGACCATTTGCGGACCGTCGTCCGCTACGTCGAGCGGAATCCGCTGCGAGCCGGCCTCGTCGAGCGGGCCGAAGATTGGCCGTGGTCGAGCCTGGGAACCGCCTCCGCCAGCCTTGAGCGAGCGCCGCAACTCGACGCGACCCGCTTCGAACGCGGCCCCGACTGGACGGAGCGGGTGAACGCCCCCATGACCGACGCCGAAGCCGCCGCCGTCTCCGCCTCCATCCGCCGCGACCGCCCCTTCGGCTCCGACGCCTGGGTCCGGACGACCGCCGAGAAGCTCGGCCTGGAATCAAGCCTCCGCAACCGAGGCCGCCCCGCCATCCGCCGCCCCGGCGAGGCTTGA
- a CDS encoding OsmC family protein: protein MKTHGSAVWQGGIKDGKGAISTQSGALNAYPYGFSSRFEGKPGTNPEELIGAAHAGCFTMALSLILGEAQLKAERMETKADVTLEQVADGYAITAVHLTLTAKIPGADQAKFEELAGKAKAGCPVSKLLNAKITLDATLES from the coding sequence ATGAAGACGCACGGCTCGGCGGTATGGCAGGGCGGGATCAAGGACGGCAAGGGTGCCATCTCGACGCAAAGCGGGGCCCTCAACGCGTACCCCTACGGCTTCTCCAGCCGGTTCGAGGGCAAGCCGGGCACCAACCCGGAAGAGCTGATCGGCGCGGCGCACGCCGGCTGCTTCACGATGGCGCTGTCGCTGATCCTCGGCGAGGCGCAGCTCAAGGCCGAGCGGATGGAGACGAAGGCCGACGTCACGCTCGAACAGGTCGCCGACGGCTACGCGATCACCGCCGTCCACCTGACCCTGACGGCCAAGATCCCGGGCGCCGACCAGGCGAAGTTCGAAGAGCTGGCCGGCAAGGCGAAGGCCGGCTGCCCCGTCTCCAAGCTCCTGAACGCCAAGATCACCCTCGACGCCACGCTCGAAAGCTGA
- a CDS encoding DUF4149 domain-containing protein, whose amino-acid sequence MSAHFLLGIFDSIYLLALAAWTGEILFFSFAVAPIVFSTLGVETGERFVRALFPRYYAWGATAGAIALPAFIAGPLCYPEFRGPRIGVQAMLILGAILLTLYSGNSLTPAINAARDEGPSGDARFRRLHFRSVVLNVLVLVVGIGLLVAFANRPAPRTSGIIEPSPVERVQREANAAHQAEPVDERGEPREPREDSPRLVDPKL is encoded by the coding sequence GTGTCCGCACATTTCCTGCTGGGGATCTTCGATTCGATCTACCTCCTCGCCCTGGCGGCCTGGACGGGTGAAATTTTGTTCTTCTCATTCGCCGTGGCCCCGATTGTCTTCTCGACGCTGGGGGTGGAAACGGGGGAGCGATTCGTTCGGGCCCTGTTCCCGCGCTATTACGCCTGGGGGGCGACGGCCGGCGCGATCGCGCTGCCGGCGTTCATCGCCGGGCCGTTGTGTTACCCCGAATTCCGGGGGCCGAGGATTGGCGTTCAGGCGATGCTGATTCTGGGCGCGATCCTGCTGACGCTCTACTCGGGGAACTCGCTGACTCCCGCCATCAACGCGGCGAGGGACGAGGGCCCGTCGGGCGATGCGCGATTCCGGCGGCTGCACTTCCGCTCGGTCGTGCTCAACGTGCTGGTGCTGGTGGTCGGAATCGGCCTGCTGGTCGCGTTCGCCAACCGACCGGCGCCGCGGACGTCGGGCATCATCGAGCCGTCGCCCGTCGAACGAGTGCAGCGCGAGGCGAACGCCGCCCATCAGGCCGAACCGGTCGATGAGAGAGGGGAGCCTCGCGAACCTCGCGAAGATTCCCCGAGACTTGTCGATCCGAAGTTGTAA
- a CDS encoding DHH family phosphoesterase codes for MTGAGDSSQDVELEIDSQRRVRSDRLLATLAPFSRVVAVSHVNPDPDSLASMLGIRELIQQCQPGKPVILTVEGMIARAENRAMVELIPVPLVPIESVHFDRETAVVMVDSQPHTGRRSSEAAMPQVVIDHHETGGDLSGVLFQDIRTHLGASSTMVTGYLLEQRVLVSPQLATALLYGIESETTGYPREASSLDDGALVWLFPRADKELLARIRNPKLPQSHFATFQRALANAFLYRDLIVAWCGDVSQPDIIAEVADFFVRFDQVNWVLAVGLFDGGLKLSLRASALGGQAGEVLRDVVEGMGSAGGHDKRAGGVVPLADASPKLVEQSLTELRRRLLAHLDIDEHQGRRLLNECSRIPAP; via the coding sequence ATGACGGGCGCCGGCGACAGCAGCCAGGACGTGGAACTTGAGATCGATTCGCAGCGACGAGTCCGGTCGGATCGATTGCTCGCGACCCTGGCCCCGTTCTCCCGCGTCGTCGCCGTCTCCCACGTCAATCCCGACCCGGACTCACTCGCCAGCATGCTCGGAATTCGCGAGCTGATCCAGCAGTGCCAGCCGGGCAAGCCGGTGATCTTGACCGTCGAGGGGATGATCGCCAGGGCCGAGAACCGGGCGATGGTCGAGCTGATCCCCGTGCCGCTGGTTCCCATCGAATCGGTCCACTTCGACCGCGAGACGGCCGTCGTCATGGTCGACAGCCAGCCTCACACTGGACGCCGGAGCAGCGAGGCGGCCATGCCTCAGGTCGTGATCGACCATCACGAGACCGGCGGCGATCTGAGCGGCGTGCTCTTTCAAGACATTCGAACCCACCTGGGCGCTTCGAGCACGATGGTGACCGGCTACCTGCTGGAACAGCGCGTGCTGGTTTCGCCGCAGCTCGCCACGGCGCTGCTTTACGGCATCGAATCGGAGACGACGGGCTACCCCCGCGAGGCGAGCTCGCTCGACGACGGCGCGCTCGTCTGGCTGTTCCCCCGCGCCGACAAGGAACTGCTGGCGCGGATTCGCAACCCCAAGCTCCCGCAAAGCCACTTCGCCACGTTTCAACGCGCGCTGGCCAATGCCTTCTTGTACCGCGACCTGATCGTCGCCTGGTGCGGCGACGTCTCTCAGCCCGACATCATCGCGGAAGTCGCCGACTTCTTCGTTCGGTTCGACCAGGTGAACTGGGTCCTTGCCGTCGGCCTCTTCGACGGCGGCCTCAAGCTGTCGCTGCGAGCCAGCGCCCTGGGCGGACAGGCCGGGGAAGTCCTCCGCGACGTGGTGGAAGGAATGGGCAGCGCCGGTGGCCACGACAAACGCGCCGGCGGCGTCGTTCCGCTCGCCGACGCGAGCCCCAAGCTCGTGGAACAAAGCCTGACCGAACTCCGTCGAAGGCTGCTGGCGCACCTCGACATCGATGAGCACCAGGGACGTCGACTGCTCAACGAATGCTCGCGCATCCCCGCCCCCTGA
- a CDS encoding DUF1559 domain-containing protein yields the protein MNRQGRTGFTLIELLVVLFIIAALIALLLPAVMAAREAARRIQCVSNLKQLGLALQQYESSNGVFPPPLLLVVGNNNVPKGVGWSAQARLLPLIEQTALFNAINFGFGFDAPTNQTVSSTPVAAFACPSEVNSTTFDVSLIYPGLTMAGTTNYAVSEGDWYIWGGFGFGTMPNRSAFSPNVSHKMADFTDGASNTLFIGEVRTRQNQITECGSLLNKRYPSEVPGTDVPFDSRGGVVKATACSFWGNGHSLWADGSVDQTGFTTARPPNYAEPADFSRSQHSDTLSVREYLGGPTFASVTARSHHSGGVNALLADGSVQFFSNSINIALWRALGTRAGGEVVDSSAY from the coding sequence ATGAATCGACAGGGGCGAACGGGTTTCACTCTGATCGAGTTGCTGGTTGTACTTTTCATCATTGCCGCCCTGATTGCATTACTGCTCCCGGCAGTGATGGCGGCACGAGAAGCAGCCCGACGAATTCAGTGCGTATCGAATCTTAAGCAATTAGGATTGGCGCTTCAGCAATACGAGTCGTCGAACGGTGTGTTTCCGCCGCCGTTGCTTCTGGTGGTGGGCAACAACAACGTTCCCAAGGGGGTCGGCTGGAGCGCGCAGGCGCGGTTGTTGCCGCTCATCGAGCAGACCGCCTTGTTCAACGCGATCAACTTCGGGTTCGGATTCGACGCGCCGACCAACCAGACGGTGTCGTCGACGCCGGTCGCGGCCTTCGCCTGTCCCAGCGAGGTCAACTCGACGACGTTCGACGTAAGCCTGATCTATCCTGGTTTGACGATGGCGGGCACGACCAACTACGCCGTCTCCGAGGGGGACTGGTACATCTGGGGCGGCTTCGGCTTTGGCACGATGCCGAACCGATCCGCGTTCTCGCCCAATGTGAGCCACAAGATGGCCGATTTCACCGACGGTGCCAGCAACACGCTGTTCATCGGCGAAGTCCGAACCCGTCAGAATCAGATCACCGAATGCGGCTCGCTTCTGAACAAACGCTATCCGAGCGAAGTTCCGGGGACCGACGTTCCCTTCGACAGTCGCGGCGGCGTGGTGAAAGCGACCGCCTGTTCGTTCTGGGGGAACGGCCACTCGTTGTGGGCGGACGGCTCGGTCGACCAGACCGGGTTCACCACCGCTCGGCCTCCGAATTACGCGGAGCCGGCCGACTTCAGCCGCAGTCAGCACTCCGACACGTTGTCCGTTCGCGAGTATCTCGGCGGCCCGACCTTCGCCTCGGTGACCGCCCGGAGCCACCATTCCGGCGGTGTCAACGCACTCCTCGCCGACGGCAGCGTGCAATTCTTCTCCAACTCGATCAACATCGCCCTGTGGCGCGCCCTGGGGACCAGGGCCGGCGGCGAGGTCGTCGACTCCTCGGCGTACTGA
- a CDS encoding lipoyl(octanoyl) transferase LipB, whose translation MTLEPPKPSLEVYLLGLVDFADVQKLQRRLVYEQGERDGATLIVCEHPPTLSVGRLGSRAHIARDDDALASMGIRMFWVNRGGGCVLHLPGQLACYLVLPLAVRDLSPMGYVAGLQDVLLQVLDEFELRGTVRHAPHGIFLGEARVASIGVAINRGIAYHGFTLNVGPYLDLFDVLSEPGSAGSFLRQTSMESRRQRPTLMSKVREALVRRTEAVFGLDRRHLYTHHPQLRRKVLSHVYAPSPG comes from the coding sequence ATGACGCTGGAACCCCCGAAACCGTCTCTCGAAGTCTACCTTCTCGGCCTGGTCGACTTCGCCGACGTCCAGAAACTCCAGCGCCGGCTGGTCTACGAGCAGGGCGAGCGCGACGGGGCCACGCTGATCGTCTGCGAGCATCCGCCGACCCTCAGCGTCGGACGGTTGGGGAGCCGGGCGCACATCGCGAGGGACGACGACGCGCTCGCCTCGATGGGGATCCGGATGTTCTGGGTCAACCGGGGAGGCGGCTGCGTGCTCCATCTCCCCGGCCAGCTCGCCTGCTACCTCGTCCTGCCGCTGGCGGTTCGCGACCTGTCGCCGATGGGCTACGTCGCGGGTCTTCAGGACGTTCTGCTCCAGGTGCTCGACGAGTTCGAGCTTCGGGGCACCGTCCGCCACGCCCCCCACGGGATTTTCCTGGGCGAGGCGCGGGTGGCTTCCATCGGGGTAGCCATCAACCGCGGGATCGCCTACCATGGATTTACGCTCAACGTCGGCCCCTATCTCGACCTGTTCGACGTCCTGTCCGAGCCCGGCTCAGCCGGTTCGTTCTTGCGTCAAACATCGATGGAATCGCGACGACAGCGTCCAACCCTGATGTCCAAGGTGCGAGAGGCGTTGGTCCGCCGGACGGAAGCCGTCTTCGGATTGGATCGCCGCCATCTCTACACGCACCATCCGCAGCTTCGCCGGAAGGTCCTGTCCCATGTTTACGCTCCCAGTCCTGGATGA
- the lipA gene encoding lipoyl synthase, whose protein sequence is MFTLPVLDERPSDPPPSGATSETTARVGGKPRRLPEWLKRPIPSGGGTYFTKNLIGELGLETICESGKCPNRSECWTRRTATFMILGETCTRPCGFCAVKRGRPEPIAADEPDRVAEASARLGLRHVVITSVTRDDLPDGGADHFRRCVLAVRERTGATIEVLTPDFDGRPELIAIVLEARPEVFNHNLETVARLQQHVRRKSQYEVSLRVLEQAKRLSPETRTKSGLMLGLGETTDEVLETLADLRSIGCDFLTLGQYLQPSPRHLAPERYLPPEEFDELGRLARLMGFHEVASGPFVRSSYHADEMARK, encoded by the coding sequence ATGTTTACGCTCCCAGTCCTGGATGAACGGCCGAGCGACCCGCCGCCGTCCGGCGCGACGTCGGAAACGACGGCCAGGGTCGGCGGCAAGCCGCGACGTCTTCCCGAGTGGCTGAAACGGCCGATCCCCTCGGGAGGCGGCACCTACTTCACCAAGAACCTGATCGGCGAGCTGGGCCTGGAGACGATCTGCGAGTCGGGCAAGTGCCCGAACCGGTCGGAGTGCTGGACCCGGCGCACCGCGACGTTCATGATCCTCGGCGAGACCTGCACGCGCCCTTGCGGCTTCTGCGCGGTCAAGCGGGGCCGCCCCGAGCCGATCGCGGCCGACGAGCCCGATCGCGTGGCCGAGGCTTCGGCCCGGCTCGGCCTGCGGCACGTCGTGATCACGTCGGTCACCCGCGACGACCTGCCCGACGGCGGCGCCGACCACTTCCGCCGCTGCGTCCTGGCCGTCCGCGAGCGAACCGGCGCCACGATCGAAGTGCTCACGCCCGACTTCGACGGCCGTCCCGAGCTGATCGCGATCGTCCTCGAAGCCCGGCCCGAGGTCTTCAACCACAACCTCGAAACCGTCGCCAGGCTCCAGCAGCACGTCCGCCGCAAGAGCCAGTACGAGGTCAGCCTGCGCGTCCTCGAACAGGCCAAACGCCTCAGCCCCGAGACCCGCACCAAGAGCGGGCTGATGCTCGGACTGGGCGAGACCACCGACGAGGTGCTCGAAACGCTGGCCGACCTGCGCTCGATCGGCTGCGACTTCCTGACCCTCGGCCAGTACCTCCAGCCGTCGCCCCGCCATCTCGCCCCCGAGCGCTATCTGCCCCCCGAGGAATTCGACGAACTGGGCCGCCTGGCGCGGCTGATGGGATTCCACGAGGTGGCCAGCGGACCGTTCGTCCGATCGAGCTACCACGCCGACGAGATGGCTCGCAAGTAA
- the leuC gene encoding 3-isopropylmalate dehydratase large subunit, giving the protein MPETLFQKVWNRHVLSTTDEATLLYIDRHLVHEVTSPQAFDGLRLAGRQVRRKDLTFATIDHNVPTDDQLDIRDLLSRRQIETLRANCREFGVTLYDIKSGRQGIVHVIGPELGLTLPGTTIVCGDSHTSTHGAFGALAFGIGTSEVEHVLATQTLWQGRRPRSLGVEVTGTLPDGLEPKDIILAVIRAIGTGGGTGSVIEYYGPAIRALSMEGRMTVCNMSIEAGARAGLIAADDVTFEYLARKDRPFAPKGKAFDEAVADWKTLATDPDAVHDAHVKIDASALVPQVTWGTNPAMTVDATGHVPTLAELPPAQRDEAARAFQYMGLTPGTPISEIPIDVVFIGSCTNGRIEDLRAAAHVFQGRHVAPGVRALVVPGSEQVRSQAHAEGLDQVFLDAGAEWRQAGCSMCLAMNPDRLQPGQRAASTSNRNFEGRQGPGGRTHLVSAAMAAAAAVTGRFTDVRRLLAR; this is encoded by the coding sequence ATGCCAGAAACATTGTTTCAGAAAGTTTGGAACCGCCACGTCCTGTCCACGACCGACGAGGCGACGCTCCTTTACATCGACCGGCACCTGGTGCATGAAGTCACCAGCCCCCAGGCGTTCGACGGCCTGAGGCTTGCGGGCAGGCAGGTCCGCCGCAAGGATCTGACGTTCGCCACGATCGACCACAACGTCCCCACGGACGACCAGCTCGACATCCGCGACTTGCTCTCGCGGCGGCAGATCGAAACCCTCCGCGCCAACTGCCGCGAGTTCGGCGTGACCCTCTACGACATCAAGAGCGGCCGTCAGGGGATCGTCCACGTCATCGGCCCCGAGTTGGGCCTGACACTGCCGGGAACCACGATCGTCTGCGGCGACAGCCACACCAGCACCCATGGCGCGTTCGGCGCGCTGGCCTTCGGCATCGGCACCAGCGAGGTCGAGCACGTCCTGGCCACCCAGACCCTCTGGCAAGGCCGGCGGCCGAGGTCGCTGGGCGTCGAGGTGACCGGGACCCTGCCCGACGGGCTCGAACCCAAGGACATCATCCTCGCGGTCATCCGGGCGATCGGCACCGGCGGCGGAACGGGCTCGGTCATCGAGTATTACGGGCCGGCGATCCGCGCCCTCTCGATGGAAGGCCGCATGACCGTCTGCAACATGTCGATCGAAGCCGGCGCGCGCGCCGGCCTGATCGCGGCCGACGACGTGACCTTCGAATACCTGGCGCGGAAAGACCGCCCGTTCGCGCCCAAGGGCAAGGCGTTTGACGAAGCGGTCGCCGACTGGAAGACGCTCGCGACCGATCCCGACGCCGTCCACGACGCGCACGTCAAGATCGACGCCTCGGCGCTCGTCCCGCAAGTGACCTGGGGGACGAACCCGGCGATGACCGTCGACGCGACCGGCCATGTCCCCACGCTCGCGGAACTCCCCCCGGCGCAGCGCGACGAGGCCGCCCGCGCGTTCCAGTACATGGGGCTGACCCCCGGCACGCCGATCAGCGAGATCCCGATCGACGTCGTGTTCATCGGCTCGTGTACGAACGGACGGATCGAAGACCTGCGGGCCGCGGCCCACGTCTTCCAGGGCCGCCACGTCGCGCCCGGCGTCCGCGCCCTGGTCGTGCCGGGCAGCGAGCAGGTCCGCAGCCAGGCTCACGCCGAGGGGCTCGATCAGGTGTTCCTCGACGCCGGCGCCGAGTGGCGGCAGGCGGGGTGCAGCATGTGCCTGGCGATGAACCCCGACCGCCTCCAGCCCGGCCAGCGCGCGGCCAGCACGAGCAACCGCAACTTCGAGGGCCGTCAAGGGCCCGGCGGACGGACCCACCTGGTGAGCGCCGCCATGGCCGCCGCCGCCGCCGTCACCGGCCGGTTCACCGACGTCCGCAGGCTGCTGGCCCGCTGA
- the leuD gene encoding 3-isopropylmalate dehydratase small subunit — translation MKPFIVHRGKIAVLDWTDVNTDLIIPARYLKRIERTGYGTLLFADKRYEPGGSPSIDAPETHGALNAEFPLNRPESKGATVLVVGKNFGCGSSREHAVWAIAQAGYRVLIAPGKNEGFADIFEGNALNNGLLVIEVPEADWKLIADAGGPGGVEATVDLKTQTIVVHDGRDPEPKVAFEIPETQRQRLLQGLDAISETLQYEPDIRRYEQAASPWLNAVSS, via the coding sequence ATGAAACCCTTCATCGTCCACCGCGGCAAGATCGCGGTCCTCGACTGGACCGACGTCAACACCGACCTCATCATCCCGGCCCGCTACCTCAAGCGGATCGAGCGGACCGGCTACGGCACCCTGCTCTTCGCCGACAAGCGGTACGAGCCCGGCGGCTCGCCGTCGATCGACGCCCCCGAGACTCACGGCGCGCTGAACGCGGAATTCCCGCTCAACCGCCCCGAGTCGAAGGGGGCGACGGTGCTCGTCGTCGGCAAGAACTTCGGCTGCGGGTCGAGCCGCGAGCACGCCGTCTGGGCCATCGCCCAGGCCGGCTACCGCGTCCTGATCGCCCCCGGCAAGAACGAAGGCTTCGCCGACATCTTCGAGGGCAACGCGCTCAACAACGGGCTCCTCGTCATCGAGGTCCCCGAGGCCGACTGGAAGCTCATCGCCGACGCCGGCGGGCCGGGGGGCGTCGAGGCCACGGTCGACCTCAAGACCCAGACCATCGTCGTCCACGACGGCCGCGACCCCGAGCCCAAGGTCGCGTTCGAGATCCCCGAAACCCAGCGTCAGCGCCTGCTCCAGGGGCTCGACGCGATCTCCGAGACGCTCCAGTACGAGCCCGACATCCGCCGCTACGAGCAAGCCGCGTCTCCGTGGCTCAACGCGGTCTCGTCCTGA